TGTAGTAATATTTATCACTGCACTAGAATAATAACCAATCCATATGGAATACTTACCACTATATCCATAATGCTTATTACAACTCATTTTTTAGATACAGTACACCAAAACATTTTGGTGTACCatagaaaaatcagaaaagctatgtgcacagcagcttaTACACAacagctgtgcacagatgccattttctcccggctcgggtcgcacaaagatgatcggagcagctcattttgttctaaatatgtcgtttaaggtctctgtaaaaaatgagcttcgttcgatatcgttagagtcgttaacaaaacacccaaaatcactacAGAATTTAgggctcattttttacagagaccttaaacgacatatttagaacaaaatgagtggctccgatcatctttgtgtgacccgagccgggagaaaatggcatctgtgcacagctgctgtgtataagctgctgtgcacatagcACTGCTCTAGAAAAATTCCCTTTAACAAAACTTTCTttaaagcatctccaatccaacaccctctgaatctctatttgagaggatcaaattaatctattttatttgaaaagtagatttagaggattgtactatttatctcaactTCACTCCAACAGGGTgcgggggggctgctgtcccaattttggggcccaccccggtcttgcttcgatgatctgaatcgttcactttgtagagctcgtcgagtagaacaactatgcaaaaaatcagcttaattggatatcattaagtacctgatcggagcccatataactctcagtccatgggttacagtggatttgatccagtgtttcggatccattctttttaagataaaaaggttccgatcaggtatttaatgatatccaattaagctgattttttgcatagttgttctactcgacgagctctacaaagtgaacgattcagatcatcggagcgagaccggggtgggccccaaaatggtgtgtagcagcgtgctgctgtccagcccccctccctccacTCCAACACATGTTTGGAagagatcctctattttttccttcatcctttatatttagaggatcaaagttcatcctcccaaatggatgagagttttagaggatgagttggaaaatgtttttcctccaaaataaaaaatgaagtatgggttggagatgctcttacaatgAGCCTAGGATAGAGTAATTTATTCTCTGTCTTGGGGATGTTCGCAGAAACCATTGACAAGGATATTGACTGTTCGATTCCTCTCGACGAGACGACCAAAATTAGGAGCAAATCTAATATGGTAAATataaaaatttttaaataaaaacaaaataaaaaaattcaaaaaatcttAACGGAAATCATATCTCCTTCTCAACGAGTTCTCGCAATAATGAGGGAATGTTTCCAATaactaaaaatattataaaaaacttaacgcattttatcatctcgttttcactaacaaaaaagtttctgcattttaccatttcgtttGGGAAATGACTTTGCCAcactattttttgataatgccacaccctgcaagtgtatttttgcaccaaaaaaatacacttgcagggtgtggcattatcaaaaaatagtgtggcaaaatcactaccctttCGTTTTCACTAAGAAAAAAAttgtcgacaaattttttttattacagaaACTCTACTCATAAAcctatcaacaacttattcactatcgaaaataacttgataattttaaataatttatttactcCCGAAAACTCTTAACAATTTcttaaccacaaataaaaatttactccATAAAATTTTCACTGCTGAAAACACCTAAGGAAAGCGCATTGATGGGCCACCACCCGTGGGCTCCACCTATCTCCACCACCGTCTGATTAAGATAATCTTTCTCGTCCTTTTTCTGATCGCTACGTGCACACCTATCGGACGCACCTATGACGTAACAGTATGTCAGATTTCCCCTTCAAGTGCGCCAAGTATCCCCAGGGAAGGGAAGGGATGGATAGAATTCTTCGGGTCCAAGCAACGGTTCTCTACGTGCACACCTATCGTACATTTGCTATATAGCAAATGTATGAGTAAAAATTCTGACGGGATACACAGAGAGAGCTTCGAATGGCGACGAAGCCATCAACGTGCTTTTTCGGCAACGGATGGAGTAGTACTGTCCCCAGCTACTGTAATAGGCACTCGAATTTGCGCTTCTGTCCTTTGCCTTCTCACCGTTTCTATCCAGCTTATTGTAAGATGCGGCAGCGTAACTTCAGGTATCTCAaccgcattttttttttctctgcttCGATGATGATTAGGTTTATTACGTTCTTATTCTTAAACGAGGAATCTTTGGTGTTATTGAGGTGTGTTGATTGATGGTTTAGGCCTTATGTTGTCCTATTGCTTTATTTTGTTCTATTGCTGGTTTTCTGACTTGGAGTGGAGCTTTTGTGTTAGAAATTAAAGGAACCCCTAAATGTCTTACTGTAGGCTCTACTTTTACTGCCATTAGGCAGAAGGTCTGAATACTTGTGAAACTCCATTAAAGGCATTGGAAACGATCTGGAAAGATTGGTAGTCAGGTCTGCACGGAATAAAGAGGTCATCTGCAAAGGAAATATGGCTAATGCCCGAATCCTTGCACCCGGGGTGACAGGAGAAATGCCGAGAATCAATGTAATGCTGATAAATTCTTGAAAAGAATTCCATAACTACAGCAGTGGAACTAGGATTTGGCCGCGGGGTGCCACCGTTCAATGGAGATCTAGTTATATATTGTGTGGAAAATtatgaagaagaaaattcatAGAATTAGGTTTTGTCGTTGGCCttttttgtgaaaaagaaattaaggcTTTCAATTCCATGCTTCACCAATTTAAAATCACCAAGGAGAATCCAAGCCTCAGTAGCTGGCATGGATAAAGATGCTAAGTCATCCAGTGTTGAGCTCTGGAATCCAAGGCTCACTTCCATGCCTCTTGTTCTTGCTTAGGGCGCTATTGAGAATACCATGACAAAATGTCAAAATGTATCAAGTGTAACATGTATGACATCAATATCTAGTGAGTGATTTTATAAACTTTTTAACTATCTTTCGTCATCATCAGCTGCCATAATCCACCCCAGCATGCTCTCAACGTCTAGCGACCTTTCATCTCCACAATCTTGCACACTGCCTCCATCACCTCTTTTTCTTTCCActcttctctctttgaaacTAAGAGAAACTTCAGTTTTTCCAACAATTCCTCTCTCAAAAGATTAGGAAATCAACATGTATTCATCCTCTCCTGAAAATTAGAATCTCTATCAGTATATCCAAACCACTAGGCTAAATATCCAAACCATAAGTAACCCTAAGAACAATGGAGTCAAAACTACCCTAATGGAACAAGATAAATGACAAGAACATAAATTCTAATAACAATACGATCCATGATCAGGTTTTGCCTTGGCCCTTAGGTTATTCTGGTTAGCTTTGACAACTTTTTTTGCGTGCATGAGCTATATTCCCACACCTTTTGGAGTGCATATGCTTTCGCCACTCTCTGGAAGAGAGATTCTCATAGCCAGGGAGATGGTGATCGTGAAGGCAAAGGGTTTGATGGATGTTTGAGTGtgacatttttttagaattagaATTTACTGAGTTCATTTGAATCTTTGTGCGACTGGTTGATAGTTGCCGCTATGTTGGTAGCTTTTGTCAAGCTTAATTATCGGAGCCTTGAATTGAGAGATGTTGTTTTGGGATGTGGGATTCTCGTTTCTTCTTCAtcccctccctcctcctcctcttctcacactattcttctttattttttctctcttttttctcatttgGTTCTACACAAACTACTGAATTCCTTGATCATATATGTGAATGTTTGCACTAGATGCGGGACTTGGTGAGACTAGGTGTTGTTTTCGCTTTGTACAGCTGGCCTGGcccaataatttatttaaaatttctCTTACTAAATGTAGCTAAACTCTATATTTAATACATTATTGGTTTGATgttgccttttcttttcctttctatcGGCTTTTTCATTAAGGTATGGGGTGCAGATTTTTAGTCCTTATAGTATAATGTTATGCAACAAATTTACTCATTGACATTTCTGCAGTTCACAACAAAAGAGACAGGCCAAAAAAGCTACTCCCGAAAGGCTTCCAACAAATGCTCTCCAGCAAAATGTTGACGAGGACTCCAAATTAGAAACCTTGTCAACAGATAACATATCCAGCTTGAAGTATGAAAATAAGTCTAATGATGGCGTTGGTACCATTGTAGCTGCTGACAATTCAAATGAGAAAGATGTGGATACTCTGACTGATGAAAATAAGTCTAATGATGGCGTTGATACCATTGTAGCTGCTGACAATACAAATGAGAAAGATGTGGATACTCTGACTGTGCTGCACCAGATTAAACCTTCGGTATGATCTAATAACTCTATGAATGCAATGGCTGTTAATTTTTGCATgtctcttgattttttttttgtatgtctCTTGTTTCTCTAGCTTTTTAATTCCCAGTCCcgtgagaaaacaaatattctcTATGTATGTTGCGGTCATCCATGGGCTAACAAGATCACCTTGAGAAGTAAAACATTTCAACAATTGCCAGCAGTACAACAAAGCAAGCTGATTGTACACTGTTCTTGATTATCGGGTTTTTATTTAACTCAACTCGCGTCAGCTAATTCATCCCCCAAGTACTTGGGACAGATTGAGATTTGGCCATGAATTTTAATGCAATGCTAATTGTGATGCTATTTTTATCATTATGATCTATTACAAGACATAGACATTTGATATGCTTCCCTCTTGATAACCGGTGGTGAAGAATACCATTTCCTCAtagttgttatttttctaattccgTTTGGTGCatgcattattatatttctaaTTCAGTTTGGTGCATGCATTATTTCAAACCTAGAATAGGTGTTCGATATTGCATTCATAGTAAAGACCTGGATGAGATGTATCTAATCCCATccatctcttctttcttttggtttgtGAGGGATTAACACATGAAATCTTGATGTATAGAACATAAGAGGAAGAATCGAGGGTATAATGTGCTTAGGACAGCCTTTAATATTGTATCACGAATGCCATCTGTCTAGCATTTCCATTGATGCTCATGGCTTAGCATTTATGGCACGGTCTACTTCAAACAAAAATCAGAAATTGCTGTTTTGGTAATTATGGCATAGTCAATGTTTATTATTGACAGTCCTATTGATTATTGCTATGAAATTCGTGTTCAGTACAATTGATTGCGTAATAAGTACGTATATTTTTCCTATCCGTTAGTCATTTATCCTTGTTTTGTTTCTAAAATATTCCAGTGTTACCTTTATAATGCATGATATTGAAAGTTAAGCTGATATTGGGAGAAGCCCATTTACTTATTTCTTTGAAGAACTTTTTTGCTTCTCTGTTACTTGGTTCCAATCTTCTTTGTCTATAATTTCCCAACGCACATTGCTAGTTCTTGTGAATGATGAATATCTCAAACTGCTGTGATTTGTCACTAACGGAAGCATGGATACATCTAAAACCCTGTCATACTTGTACCCGAAACGTACTGGTTACCGGTCCTGGTACTTTGCATGTACTTCTAATTACGTTTTGGGTATACAATACTGATATTTCTGTATGACTTTTGTCATACACAGAAATTAGCCTACTGTATATCAAGCCGTACCCTACACAGAGATGAAGCTAAGTTGATAAGACTTCCTCTTTCTTGCTTAGCATGATTGTAGAATAAAGATTTTGGTCTATaagtttttttgttattataatGGCATTAAACCTTATATACCTTAAATTCGCGTTAAACTGTTATTTGATGTTGAATTCTTAATTGCCGAAGTCATTTCGTTATTTCATTTATTGGAAATGAAATTATTACATGCAATAAATTgctctaaattttaaaatacatttgTTGTAGTCATATCATAGCCATACCTGTACCTTATATATTTTAGGTTTCTCCGCATTGATGTAATCGTTGTACCAGTACCCATACACATGCTTCTTAGGTCAAGGTATATTCACTCTTGgatgcataatttttttgggtacttttgCTTGTTCTTACGCCACTTgcatcttatttttctttaattgcACTGAGGGCTTCTTCACATATCCGGGAAGCACATTAAGTTGCATTGATATGTGTTGAAGCATCAAACTCTAAACCGATTGGCATGGTGAGGCCGCCTAGGCTCATaaactagttttggaggttataattaaccaatgtgggacaagctctaacaataTGATTTTGGGACTTCGAATTATTTGCTGCCAAGTTTACAATTTCTTGCAATACACAATAATGCGCGCTGTATTGATGATTCAATATTATGTGTTCTGATTTAAATCATCTTCTAGTTGCGCCCTTCTTTGTTTAATGGTGTCAAAGTTCCCCTTAAAGACTCTGAACAATCAATTAGCACATTGGtaatttttggtttgtttttacTGAATTATGCTCATCTCAAGAGACAGAATCTTTTTGGTGGTGAATTCTAAAAAGTTCTGATGTATAGTTGACTCTAATTTCACCTTTGCTGGATACTCTGAGAAATAGTCGCCATTTGTAGATAAATGCCTCTGTCGTTTCACTCTACTGCTCATAAAAGAGTTCTTGTATTATACAGACAAGTCAATCTTAATCAATAGTTGACAGAATACTCAAGCTTGTTCTGTTTAACAGTCAGTGGTTGCAGATGGTGGAGCGGAACTCTCAAGCGTTCATCTTCCGGATTTGATAGGCATGATAAGGAATGCAGAGAAAAGTAGGATATTCCCACTTCAAGCTTCTGGCGTGTTGTATCTAGTTTCTAATTTGTTTTTCGGGGTCAATTAATGTAGGTGTAATAACTTGTTTTTGTGATTACTTTCATGGCATCATAGATATAATCCTCCTTAACCAAGCTCGAGTTCGTGCACTTGAAGATCTCGAAATGATTCTCAATGATAAGCATGCTTTACAAGCACAAATCAACATTTTAGAGACGAGATTAGCTGAAACTGACGCAAGAATTAGAATTGCGGCCCAAGAAAAGGTGCATGTGGAACTACTGGAAGAGGAGTTGCAAAAGCTGCGAAGTGAGTTATTTACTAGGGGTGGCACCGGTGGAAACATGCCAGATGCGCATGAAGAAAACCGTCTTTCAGATAGGACCAGTGTTCATTCTTTTGGTGAGGAGCTTAGTTCACTGAAAAACGAAAATATGTCCCTTAAGGATGATCTAGAAGCCCTGAAAAAGGAGCTTAGTGATGTCAAGGGAACAGATGAACGTGTTCTAATGCTGGAGAAAGAACGGTCATCCTTGGAATATGCACTAAAAGAGTTGGAGATTAAACTTTCTGCTTCGCAGGAAGAtgtttcaaaactttctaacTTGAAGTTTGAATGCAAAAGTTTATGGGAAAAGGTGGAACAATTGCAGGCATTGCTGGATAAGGCAACCAAACAGGCAGATCAAGCTATTTCAGTCTTACAGCAAAACCAGGAGCTTAGGAAGAAGGTTGATAGGTTGGAAGATTCTCTTGGAGAGGCTAATGTCTATAAATCATCATCAGAGAAATTGCAACAATTTAATGAACTCATgcaacagaaaataaaacttcTGGAAGAACGTCTTCAAAGGTCCGACGAAGAGATACATTCTTATGTTCAGCTATATCAAGAATCTGTGAAAGAATTTCAGGATACACTTACTAGTTTGAAAGAAGAAAGCAAGAGAAGGGCACTGGATGAACCTGTAAATGATATGCCTTGGGAGTTCTGGAGTCGTTTACTGCTTATGATTGATGGTTGGTTTCTTGAGAAGAAAATCTCAACTGATGATGCAAGGCTTTTACGAGAAATGGTATGGAAGAGGGATGGTCATATTTGTGATGCTTACATGGCATGCAAAGAAACAAATGAGCGTGAAGCTATAGCTACATTTCTCAGACTGACatcatcaccaaaacggtattaCGCTCTGAATTTATGAGGCATATATTGTATGGGTATAGCTTCTGCCATTGCCAGGATAGTAATGATATTCTTTATCTTAAGTTTCTTGTTGATCTTTAGTGCAGGATTGCATGTTATTCATATCGCAGCTGAGATGGCCCCAGTTGCTAAGGTGAACATATGTACAAAGGTTTCAATTTCATATTTCTTGTACTATTCCTATGGACATATATGACTGATGTTTTCAGTGATTTGTTCTAGGGTAAGATCAAATTGCCTAAATTGTCAGCATTTAGTTATTTTGCAAGATTGTGAACTCTTATTATATGTTACGGTGCCTACCGTGCTTAGAGGTTGTTGTTTCTTCATATTTTTGCTTACAGTAAAGAGGAATAAGCTAGGGGAATGGCTGAAGTAGCTTTTTTATTTACAGTATTGGAATACATGATTGGATACTCAATACTATGCGTCATATTATCAAATTATCAGCTCATTGGAATACATGATTGGATACTCAATACTATGTATCATCGTATTATCAAATGAATAAACCAGTGAAATGCTAGTACAGGTATTTAATCCTTGCTATTGGAAAACCATTTATACTTAAGATAGCAAAATTAGTAGATCGGGCGCCCCTCCTCCTATAAAGCAAGGGGAGGCCTTACTAATGAAGCTTGACTAAAAGGTGCGTTAACGCGCACTTCCATTTTCTTCACTTGGTCAGTGCCCGTGATAGGAATATGGAGAAGAAGCATAAAGTGAAAATTCTTTCCCAAACCATCTGCCACTGTTGCAATAGAGTCAGAGACCATCATCAGGCTGTCTTAGTTACATTTTCTACATATCTGAACTCTGAAGATCTTTGAAAGTTCTTAGAACAAAAATAATGCTCTGTTTTTCCGGAACCTACAGCTAGGTTGGAAGATAAGCACTCTGAAAGTTCTTAGAACAAACAAAATGACCTGCTTTACCTTATCCAACCTCTAGGTTGGAGGATTCTCGACAAAGatttaattcatttttaaaaaccTGGAGTCACCCATCACTCTTATTGGGAATAAGATGGGAGTTTGGATCAGCAACTTCGGCTGCTAGCATTGGCCACTGTTACCATCCCAGATCTACATATTCAAGCCTTTTGCCAATGGCCACTGTTACCATCCCAGATCTACATATTCAAGCCTTTTGCAACTTGATTGGCATCACAAAGTTTGTGATGCTGAGCATAACCTTTCCGAGATGAGAGTTATTAGCTGATAGCCTGATACTTCGCACCTTGTACTCTTGCTTCCCATCATCCCAATGCTTGCATGTGAATTGACTTATTGAGCTTTTGTCATTCCTTCAGCTTACATGTTGACCTTCTTTAAGTTGGTGTTAGAGTGAGTTCTATGCAGACATAATGCATTCCTTATCTTTACCACCCCAAAAAttgatttcaaattttaattctCTTGGAAAATCTGTTGATAATTTCCTACCTTTCTTATATATTATTCTTGATATGATCAAAGGTTGGTGGTTTAGGTGACGTGGTGACTGGTCTTTGTAAAGCATTACAGAAGAGAGGACATCTTGTTGAAATTGTTCTTCCCAAGTATGATTGCATGGAATATGAGCGTATTCGTGACTTGAGGGTATGTTAGTTTTTAGAGAATGCTCATATATTTAACTGATTAATTTTtcttataaacttttgtaatatCATAATTGGTTACCATGTGCAGGCCCTAGATTTAGTAATAGAGTCCTACTTTGACGGTcgccttttcaaaaataaagtcTGGGTTGGTGTTGTTGAAGGTGagactttttaactttttctcaATATACATAGATTTCTGGGTTTCATTTTTGTTATAATTTGATTTTGCAGGCCTTCCTGTCTATTTTATTGAGCCTCATCATCCTGGTAATTTTTTCTGGAGGGGACAACTTTATGGGGAGCAGGATGACTTTAAACGTTTCTCATTCTTTAGCAGGGCAGCCCTTGAATTGCTTCTTCAAACTGGCAAGAAGCCAGACATAATTCATTGCCATGATTGGCAGACATCTTTTGTTGTATGGATGATTTAGATAGTTTTTTCTACTTTCTTCCTTCTTTAGAGGGTTATGTTGATTGCTTTGGAACCCAATTGAAGTAGTACGCTGTCTTTTTCAGGCCCCACTTTATTGGGATCTGTATGCACCAAAAGGATTGGATTCAGCAAGGATATGCTTTACGTGTCACAATTTCGAGTATCAAGGAAGTGCACCTGCTTCCCAATTGGCATCTTGCGGCCTTGATGTTCACCAGCTAAATAGACCAGATAGGATGCAGGACAACTTGTCACATGATAGGGTTAATGGTGTTAAGGTATGTAGAATACTCTTGGTCGGTTAACTTTTggaggtgtttttttttatctctcttcttTTACATGTTCCTGTCGTCTTTTTAGGGAGCAATTGTGTTCTCCAACATAGTGACAACAGTTTCACCAACTTATGCACAAGAGGTTCGAACTGCTGAGGTATGGATCTACCTGCAGTTGCACTTACAatcttttattttgtatttctgTTAAAAAAGCCCCTTTATAgttgcttctttcttctttactttgacaAGCAAGTATTAGAGGGGACACTCCTAGACTCAAACTTGCATTCTCATGCTTGATAGCCTGTTTACCTTTGCACGAAGCAATGCACCTCATCTCATCTCAATGTTCTCATCACCCAAAAGCTTGTAATCTTAGCCTTATTGTGCCTATAATGCCATTCAGCTCTTAATGGGGGTTTTAGGCTTTTTGCAAAGACTTAGTATCTTTTGTTGAGCTTTGTTTATTTAACTACCTCTTAGAGCACTTGTGGGGTTCTCCATGGGTTATGGATgctctgtgtttttctttttgagcctttttttttttgaatgcatGCTTTGGGGCAATAGGTGATCGAAACTAGAATGAGGCGAATTAGGAGGGTCTTTGCAGTAATGTCAGTTTAATTTCATTTTacttctttcattttcctttcttcattttggatCTATAATCTTTCTTTCTGATGGTCATTACATTGTCTTCACTCTTCAGCACAATTGGtccctaagtcacataatgtggAAGCGGAAGCAAGATCATCCTTCATGAAAATATCTTTTGTGCAGGAGCTCCCCTAGCTCATCTATGTTCATTTTAAACATATTTGAAATGAATTTGTTTTTATCAGTAATTTTTCAATTTAAGAAGTAATagttttttaaataatatgtttTGTGTATTTCACTCTAGTTTACTATAAATAACTCTACTCATTGTATTAAATGAACCACCACGAACAGGTCTAGTTTTGATTCGTAACAGCAACACTCATGCGTGACGACTCCACTTATTGCGTATGGGAAAAATCCGCAAACTATACCTGAATTTTCTCTGAAAGTGGCAAAGTTCAAAACTTGGCACACAGTTCAAGTGGCTTACCCAGCGGATTATGTTTCTTTGATCCGTACCACTCCCTCACTCAACAGGCAGATTGAGGCTTTTGTCCTGAGTCTGGgttaatttgtgtattttggTGGACTATTTTGCGATATGTGAAACTAATGGGATGAATTCATCAATTAACTTTGACTTTTCTGCACAGACCTCATGCAGAGACTTTTCCAGACATTTGGCTCTCCCAGGCTCTATAACTTAGaagcaattaaaaaatcaaGCCACAATGTTTGAATATGTGGCATAACTGCAACGCTGTTACTTTTGCAGTACAACTTACTGAGAACATTGACTTTTTCTTAAAGCTTCTCGGTGTAATACCAGTGAATGTGCAATATAGGgttatataaatttttcaacaaCATTGAAAGAACTAAGATTGCTGAATTCATTATTCAATATTATTAATATAAACAATAGATGAGGTTGTGGTAAGCTGATGGGCGACAACAAATGTCAAACAGAGCCAAACTACGAATGTTTATGctcaaaaatttcaatttacGTATAAAGTGTCTTGGGAGCAACACAATCCACTGGCCAAATTGAGATGACTTAGGTTAGCTGTGTTCAATGCCATGGACTTAAAAAATAGGCGTCGATTGTTGGTTTGTATCGATTTACATCAAATGTTGCACCTTCACAGTTAAGTGGGAGCCTTGTGCACTTGATTCTACCATGTTCTAGTGTCCTTGATTTTCCATGTTGGTTAATCTGTGTTTAGTTTATCTTAATAGGGAGGACGGGGACTTCATGTGACCCTCAATTCCCACTCGAAAAAGTTCATAGGAATACTGAATGGAATTGATACTGATGCATGGAATCCAGCCACTGATACTTTCCTCAAGGTCCAGTACAATGCCAGTGATCTCCAGGGGAAAGCAGAAAACAAAGAAGCTATAAGAAGGCATCTTGGACTTTCTTCTGCAGATGTTACACGGCCATTGGTAATCCTATTTTCTCACAGATCTAGCTTTTATGCAAGTAACCgaaacattttgattttgtgttttcaTAGTGGAAGTAGTTTCTTTCCATAAGACGTTATGCCATACCAGTACTGTTTTTCTAATTGTTTAACATCAAAATAGACCCCAAAATAAGCTGTGGCTGTGATACATCAATACAGTCAAAGTCTACGTTGGTAGCCATGAAATTGATGTGATGACTTGATGTCATTTGGAAATAATAAAGATAACCATAACTAATGAGTGAATAGTTGCAGTGTATTAGTTTGCTTAATACCATTTGGTGTGCTATGTCTGTGAATAGGTTGGTTGCATTACAAGATTGGTGCCACAGAAGGGTGTGCATCTTATTAGACATGCAATATATCGGACAATTGAATTGGGCGGACAGTTTGTACTTCTTGGTTCAAGCCCAGAACCGCATATTCAGGTGACTATGTGCTACACTTTGTGCTATCATTGATTCCCCAATTGTTGACATCAGAGAAACAAAATTGATCAAAGCAAAATGTTCTTCACTTGGGACAGTTACTTTAGGATGAGGGGAATATGTTACTTCGAATTTGTGGGTCTTGATATTTGTGGAGGTTTCAattttgttaaagcatccaactcaagaccaattggcaatgagtgaagaggccaCCTAGGCTCATATAATGATTTTGaagaagataattaaccaatgtgggacaaactccaacactcccccacATGTGCAACCCCCAActcacgtggagaggtaaacaaaggatccataacacgtgga
The sequence above is a segment of the Rhododendron vialii isolate Sample 1 chromosome 13a, ASM3025357v1 genome. Coding sequences within it:
- the LOC131312404 gene encoding probable starch synthase 4, chloroplastic/amyloplastic isoform X3, whose product is MATKPSTCFFGNGWSSTVPSYCNRHSNLRFCPLPSHRFYPAYCKMRQRNFSSQQKRQAKKATPERLPTNALQQNVDEDSKLETLSTDNISSLKYENKSNDGVDTIVAADNTNEKDVDTLTVLHQIKPSSVVADGGAELSSVHLPDLIGMIRNAEKNIILLNQARVRALEDLEMILNDKHALQAQINILETRLAETDARIRIAAQEKVHVELLEEELQKLRSELFTRGGTGGNMPDAHEENRLSDRTSVHSFGEELSSLKNENMSLKDDLEALKKELSDVKGTDERVLMLEKERSSLEYALKELEIKLSASQEDVSKLSNLKFECKSLWEKVEQLQALLDKATKQADQAISVLQQNQELRKKVDRLEDSLGEANVYKSSSEKLQQFNELMQQKIKLLEERLQRSDEEIHSYVQLYQESVKEFQDTLTSLKEESKRRALDEPVNDMPWEFWSRLLLMIDGWFLEKKISTDDARLLREMVWKRDGHICDAYMACKETNEREAIATFLRLTSSPKRAGLHVIHIAAEMAPVAKVGGLGDVVTGLCKALQKRGHLVEIVLPKYDCMEYERIRDLRALDLVIESYFDGRLFKNKVWVGVVEGLPVYFIEPHHPGNFFWRGQLYGEQDDFKRFSFFSRAALELLLQTGKKPDIIHCHDWQTSFVAPLYWDLYAPKGLDSARICFTCHNFEYQGSAPASQLASCGLDVHQLNRPDRMQDNLSHDRVNGVKGAIVFSNIVTTVSPTYAQEVRTAEGGRGLHVTLNSHSKKFIGILNGIDTDAWNPATDTFLKVQYNASDLQGKAENKEAIRRHLGLSSADVTRPLVGCITRLVPQKGVHLIRHAIYRTIELGGQFVLLGSSPEPHIQREFEDIANLFKTHEHVRLILKYDESLSHLIYAAADMFIIPSIFEPCGLTQMIAMRYGAVPIARKTGGLNDSVFDVDDNTIPTQFRNGYTFLNPDEQVIIWYTLPSPFINLILVKFLKTLQGLNGALDRALNHYKNNSQSWQQLVQKVMTIDLSWDSSALQYEELYEKSVARARAASSRV